In Chryseobacterium oranimense, a single window of DNA contains:
- a CDS encoding DUF4249 domain-containing protein, with translation MKNIIFIILSLFVVTSCEKEINLDLDDKSGTIVIEGNVTNQPGPYTVRITKSVAFTQNNQYPAVTGAQVILSDNTGQTETLQYIGDGKYITTAFTGITGRTYTLKIQAEGQQYTAQSTMPEAVSFDGLTQDSFTFGGETTYTLLPVFTDPPALGNRYLFNFTINNMTKKTFEVFSDNVNNGLVNQRPLLLPNEDDKDDPTDHKVAPGDTVYVEMQSIDHNIFTYYSALLQISEGGGPGGGVTPTNPPSNINNGALGYFSAHTVQKRSIVIQ, from the coding sequence ATGAAAAATATTATTTTTATCATATTATCACTGTTTGTAGTCACTTCCTGTGAAAAGGAGATCAATCTGGATCTGGACGACAAGAGCGGAACCATTGTCATAGAAGGCAATGTCACCAACCAACCGGGACCTTATACTGTAAGGATAACTAAATCTGTGGCTTTTACCCAAAACAACCAGTATCCTGCAGTTACAGGAGCACAGGTTATTTTAAGCGACAATACAGGCCAGACTGAAACTTTACAATACATCGGCGACGGAAAGTATATAACGACAGCTTTCACGGGAATAACGGGCCGTACCTATACCCTGAAAATACAGGCGGAAGGCCAGCAGTATACCGCTCAGAGTACAATGCCTGAGGCTGTAAGCTTTGATGGTCTTACACAGGATTCTTTCACATTCGGAGGTGAGACTACCTATACCCTTTTACCAGTCTTTACTGATCCGCCGGCATTGGGGAACCGCTATCTTTTTAATTTTACCATTAACAATATGACTAAAAAGACCTTTGAGGTATTCTCAGACAATGTGAATAACGGATTGGTGAACCAAAGACCATTACTTCTTCCTAACGAAGATGATAAGGATGATCCCACCGATCATAAAGTAGCTCCCGGAGATACTGTTTACGTTGAAATGCAGTCTATTGATCATAATATCTTCACTTATTATTCTGCCCTGCTGCAGATTTCAGAAGGAGGCGGGCCTGGAGGAGGCGTTACGCCTACCAACCCTCCAAGTAATATCAATAATGGTGCTTTGGGATATTTCTCGGCACATACGGTACAGAAAAGAAGCATTGTAATTCAGTAA
- a CDS encoding TonB-dependent receptor, with translation MQKLFFKTAVTAAALCFGSLALAQQKYSVSGTVKDNKNGELLIGVTIKVSEDPTISVVANEYGFYSLSLPEGNYTLIISYPGYRDFEQAIRVEQNTKIDLPLNQEDQKVGNIDEVVISGVKKNKNLTTAQMGTETLSIKNIEKLPVLFGEKDVMKTIQLLPGIKSNGEGSSGFSVRGGATDQNLILLDEAPVYNASHLLGFFSTFNSDALKDASIIKGNSPAQYGGRLSSVMDVKMKDGNNKDYNVNGGIGLISSRLSVEGPIQKEKSSFIVSGRRTYADLFLKTTDDFKDSKLYFYDLNLKANYQINDNNRLYLSAYFGRDVLGLGDTFSTDWGNTTATLRWNSIINSKLFSNTSFIYSNYNYKISLHSNDNTFGLDSQIEDWNLKQDFTWFAGNKHSVRFGLQSIYHTITPSSASGTSVSSFPRNPRKSWENALYMNDDFKVNNKLTVNYGLRLSTFSVLGGDTYNTYENGVITDTRFLEKGKFGKTYVNLEPRITANYRINEVSSVKAGYSRNTQNLHLLSNSSSGNPTDQWIGSSYSVKPEIADQISAGYSRNFNNNNYELNAEIYYKSMQNQIDFKNGAQITFDTAADVESELLYGKGRAYGLELIAKKKNGRLTGWISYTLSKTERKINGINDNEWYNARMDKTHDLSIVATYELNKKWSLSGLFVYSTGNAVTFPTAKYELNGQTIFQYSSRNADRMPAYHRMDLSATYEPESTKRFKGSWSFGIYNIYGRENAYTITFEDNPNNPGTTRAVQTSLFRWVPNITYNFKF, from the coding sequence ATGCAAAAATTGTTTTTTAAAACTGCCGTCACGGCCGCCGCACTCTGTTTCGGCTCCCTGGCTTTGGCGCAGCAAAAATACTCAGTAAGCGGTACTGTGAAAGATAACAAGAATGGCGAACTGCTGATCGGGGTCACTATAAAAGTAAGTGAAGATCCCACAATTTCTGTGGTTGCCAACGAATATGGCTTCTACTCGCTGTCGCTTCCTGAGGGAAATTATACATTGATTATTTCATATCCGGGGTACCGCGATTTTGAACAGGCTATCAGAGTTGAGCAAAATACAAAGATAGACCTTCCTTTAAATCAGGAGGATCAGAAAGTAGGAAATATTGATGAAGTGGTTATTTCAGGGGTAAAGAAGAATAAAAATCTTACCACAGCCCAAATGGGAACCGAGACTCTAAGCATTAAAAACATTGAAAAACTTCCGGTTTTATTCGGGGAAAAGGATGTAATGAAAACAATACAGCTTTTACCGGGAATTAAAAGCAATGGTGAGGGAAGCAGCGGTTTCAGTGTGAGAGGTGGTGCTACAGACCAAAACTTGATTTTATTAGACGAAGCTCCTGTTTATAATGCTTCCCATCTTCTTGGTTTTTTCAGCACATTCAATAGTGACGCCCTGAAGGATGCGAGTATTATTAAAGGAAACAGCCCCGCCCAATACGGAGGACGTCTTTCTTCGGTAATGGATGTCAAGATGAAAGACGGGAACAATAAGGATTATAATGTGAATGGGGGAATCGGGCTGATCAGCAGCAGGCTGAGCGTGGAAGGGCCTATCCAGAAGGAAAAATCTTCATTTATTGTTTCGGGAAGAAGAACGTATGCTGATCTATTCCTAAAAACAACTGATGATTTCAAAGACAGTAAGCTGTATTTCTATGATCTCAATTTAAAAGCAAATTATCAGATCAATGACAACAACCGTCTTTATTTATCCGCATATTTTGGCAGAGATGTTTTGGGACTGGGTGATACTTTTTCTACCGACTGGGGAAACACAACAGCAACCCTACGCTGGAACAGCATTATCAACAGCAAATTGTTTTCCAATACTTCGTTTATTTACAGCAACTATAATTATAAAATCAGTCTTCACAGTAATGACAACACTTTTGGCCTGGATTCGCAGATCGAAGACTGGAACCTTAAGCAGGATTTTACATGGTTTGCGGGAAATAAGCATTCTGTACGTTTCGGACTGCAGTCTATTTACCACACCATTACTCCGAGCAGCGCATCAGGAACAAGTGTAAGCAGCTTCCCGAGAAATCCAAGAAAATCATGGGAAAATGCTTTATATATGAATGATGATTTTAAAGTAAATAATAAGCTTACCGTGAATTATGGTTTAAGACTTTCTACCTTCAGTGTGTTGGGTGGGGATACTTATAATACATATGAAAATGGTGTTATTACAGACACAAGATTCCTGGAAAAGGGTAAATTCGGAAAAACATATGTTAATCTGGAGCCAAGGATCACGGCCAATTACCGGATCAATGAAGTTAGCAGTGTAAAGGCAGGATATTCACGGAATACACAAAATCTGCACCTTTTGAGCAACAGCAGCAGCGGAAATCCTACAGACCAGTGGATCGGGAGCAGCTATAGCGTAAAACCTGAAATAGCAGACCAGATCAGTGCCGGATACAGCAGGAATTTCAACAACAATAATTATGAACTGAATGCTGAAATCTATTATAAATCCATGCAAAACCAAATCGACTTCAAAAACGGGGCGCAGATCACCTTTGATACTGCTGCAGATGTAGAAAGTGAACTTTTGTATGGTAAAGGAAGAGCTTACGGTTTGGAACTTATCGCCAAAAAGAAAAACGGAAGACTGACCGGATGGATTTCCTATACTTTGTCTAAAACCGAGAGAAAAATAAACGGTATCAACGATAATGAATGGTATAATGCCAGGATGGACAAAACCCACGATCTTTCGATTGTAGCCACTTATGAACTGAATAAGAAATGGTCTCTATCCGGATTGTTTGTTTATAGTACCGGAAATGCCGTAACCTTTCCTACTGCCAAGTACGAGTTGAACGGGCAGACGATATTCCAGTACAGCAGCAGAAATGCCGACCGTATGCCCGCCTACCACAGAATGGACCTGAGTGCCACTTATGAGCCGGAATCTACCAAACGCTTCAAAGGTTCATGGTCATTCGGTATCTATAATATCTACGGCCGCGAAAATGCCTATACCATTACGTTCGAAGACAATCCTAATAATCCGGGAACAACCCGAGCTGTGCAGACTTCATTATTCCGCTGGGTTCCTAACATCACTTATAATTTCAAATTTTAG
- a CDS encoding L-histidine N(alpha)-methyltransferase, translating into MNLQLKPHAMVENRHAGSFHLDILQGLKSIPKRLSSKYFYDKEGDRIFQEIMAMPEYYLTQCELDIFKNKTADLASLIIPENEPFDLIELGAGDAMKSTFLLRYLVEKKTDFTYMPIDISGNILSILNEKLSRELPGLKTITLEGEYFQMLQKAASLSGRKKVILFLGSNIGNMNIDEAENFLYDLNQNLASGDKLLIGFDLKKNPHTILNAYNDKNGITAAFNLNLLSRINRELDANFDLEQFQHYQTYDPVSGACRSFLVSLKDQTVTIGEDRISFKENELIDMEISQKFSTEKIEELREKSGFKRVGEIKDSKNWFVDTVWEVK; encoded by the coding sequence ATGAATTTACAGTTAAAACCACATGCAATGGTAGAGAACCGTCATGCCGGCAGTTTTCATCTTGATATTCTGCAGGGCTTAAAAAGCATTCCGAAAAGGTTATCTTCCAAATATTTTTATGATAAAGAAGGCGACCGTATTTTTCAGGAAATTATGGCCATGCCCGAATACTATCTTACCCAATGTGAACTCGATATCTTCAAAAATAAAACAGCAGATCTCGCCAGCCTCATCATCCCGGAAAATGAACCTTTTGATCTTATAGAACTAGGAGCGGGGGATGCTATGAAATCTACCTTTTTACTCAGGTACCTCGTTGAAAAGAAAACTGATTTTACCTATATGCCCATCGATATTTCAGGTAATATTCTTTCCATTTTAAATGAAAAACTAAGCCGGGAGTTACCGGGTCTGAAAACAATTACCCTGGAAGGTGAGTACTTTCAAATGCTTCAGAAAGCAGCCTCGTTATCAGGCAGGAAGAAGGTGATCCTGTTTCTGGGCAGCAATATCGGCAATATGAATATAGATGAAGCTGAAAATTTTCTGTATGATTTAAACCAAAACCTGGCTTCCGGAGATAAGCTGCTGATCGGTTTCGATCTTAAGAAAAACCCACACACTATTTTAAATGCCTACAACGATAAAAATGGAATTACTGCAGCCTTTAACCTTAATCTGCTGAGCCGTATCAACAGGGAGCTCGATGCCAACTTTGATCTTGAACAATTTCAGCATTACCAAACCTACGACCCTGTAAGCGGAGCCTGCAGAAGTTTTCTCGTAAGCCTCAAAGATCAAACGGTAACGATAGGAGAAGACAGGATTTCATTTAAAGAAAACGAACTTATCGACATGGAAATTTCACAGAAATTCTCTACAGAAAAAATAGAAGAACTAAGAGAAAAATCAGGTTTTAAAAGGGTAGGAGAAATCAAAGATTCAAAAAATTGGTTTGTAGACACCGTCTGGGAAGTAAAGTAA
- a CDS encoding ABC transporter permease/substrate-binding protein, which translates to MTQQSLWQFIIEQQEKLLTQIVQHLGLTFLSLVLAIIVGVPLGILIARKRKLSSPVLGAAGILQTIPSIALLGFMIPAFGIGPKPAIVALLIYALLPIIRNTYTGITGVNPTVIEAAKAMGMNRSQLLFKVELPLAMPVIIAGIRTAAVINVGVATLASFVAAGGLGEFIFGGISLNNTNMILAGAIPAALLAVLLDQGIAVVQKSGYRLFRKLKYIVPALLILIGTIYLFKSVSGNKIKAGFTPEFMGRQDGDLGLRSVYGLNVNPVVVNDAIMYKAAYEKELDLISGYSTDGRIKAFDLYVLNDDKKIFPPYFAAPIIKTKTLQKFPDLEKTLNLLAGKFNDSIMTDLNYKSDYLKQTPEKIAKDFLIKNKLYKPSRKGNSGTVRIGSKIFGEQYILTEMYKMLIEGYTDYKAETKTGLGGTKICFDALVNDAIDFYPEYTGTGLLVLLKPTPETLKTVTQSADKTYQYVNSEFRKQYGIQWLKPLGFNNSYALMMRKKQAQNLKIGSISDLKKYFNTN; encoded by the coding sequence ATGACGCAGCAAAGCCTTTGGCAGTTTATTATTGAACAGCAGGAAAAACTTCTGACCCAAATTGTACAGCATCTGGGACTTACTTTTTTGTCGCTGGTTCTGGCCATTATCGTCGGTGTACCCTTAGGAATACTGATTGCCAGGAAAAGAAAGCTGTCCAGCCCTGTTCTGGGGGCCGCTGGAATTCTGCAGACTATTCCAAGTATTGCCTTGCTGGGTTTTATGATTCCTGCTTTTGGAATCGGGCCTAAACCTGCTATTGTTGCATTACTCATCTATGCTCTTTTACCCATCATCCGCAATACGTATACAGGAATCACAGGCGTTAATCCAACCGTTATCGAAGCTGCAAAAGCAATGGGGATGAACAGGAGCCAGCTTCTTTTTAAGGTAGAACTTCCACTGGCAATGCCCGTTATCATTGCGGGAATAAGAACAGCAGCCGTCATCAATGTCGGAGTGGCTACTTTAGCCTCGTTTGTAGCTGCAGGAGGCCTGGGCGAATTTATTTTTGGAGGAATTTCATTGAATAATACCAATATGATCCTGGCAGGGGCAATTCCGGCAGCATTACTGGCGGTTTTGCTGGATCAGGGTATTGCTGTGGTGCAGAAATCAGGATATCGCCTGTTTCGGAAATTAAAATATATTGTTCCTGCCTTATTAATCCTTATTGGAACAATCTATCTGTTCAAATCTGTTTCCGGAAATAAAATTAAGGCTGGTTTTACTCCCGAATTTATGGGAAGGCAGGATGGAGACCTTGGCCTGCGGTCCGTGTACGGGCTTAATGTAAATCCTGTGGTGGTAAATGATGCTATTATGTACAAAGCGGCCTATGAAAAAGAGCTGGATCTCATCAGCGGATATTCTACGGACGGCAGGATCAAAGCCTTTGATCTGTATGTTTTGAATGATGACAAAAAAATATTTCCTCCTTATTTTGCTGCTCCGATTATTAAAACCAAAACACTGCAGAAATTTCCTGATCTGGAAAAAACGCTGAACCTTTTGGCAGGTAAATTCAATGATTCCATTATGACCGATCTGAATTATAAATCCGATTATCTTAAACAGACTCCGGAAAAGATCGCAAAAGATTTTTTAATTAAAAATAAACTCTATAAGCCTTCGAGGAAAGGCAATTCCGGAACGGTGCGCATTGGCTCAAAAATCTTTGGGGAACAGTACATTCTCACAGAAATGTATAAAATGCTGATTGAAGGCTACACCGATTATAAAGCGGAAACGAAGACCGGACTGGGAGGAACCAAAATCTGCTTTGATGCGCTGGTGAATGACGCCATTGATTTTTACCCTGAATATACGGGAACCGGGCTTCTGGTACTTTTAAAACCTACACCGGAAACGCTCAAAACGGTGACACAAAGTGCTGATAAAACTTATCAATACGTCAATTCTGAATTCCGTAAACAGTATGGAATTCAATGGTTGAAGCCGCTTGGATTTAATAATTCCTATGCACTGATGATGCGTAAGAAACAGGCTCAGAATCTTAAAATAGGAAGCATATCGGACCTGAAAAAGTATTTTAATACAAACTGA
- the egtB gene encoding ergothioneine biosynthesis protein EgtB: MTPNTATSDLVKQYTDIRKHSEEICAPLEIEDYVVQPIVDVSPPKWHLGHTTWFFETFILEPNFPDYKIFDPQYNFVFNSYYETIGARVIRTDRGNLSRPSVSDIYKYRKYVDEHMKIFLESQFMTEAVEPLLELGLNHEQQHQELLITDIKYILGHNPLFPAYKSEGTLPKSDPGNTQMIRFPEGVYEIGFNGEGFCFDNELGRHKVYLHDFEIAGRQVTNREYLEFMDAGGYTDFKHWHAEGWDWVKQNNAQSPLYWHYIDGKWMNYTLNGLQEIDLNEAVCHINFYEASALASWKGMRLPTEAEWEIASGNFDWGSRWEWTNSAYLPYPGFKKEAGAVGEYNGKFMVNQTVLRGASEATPPGHSRNTYRNFFQTNLKWQLTGIRLAR, encoded by the coding sequence ATGACCCCAAACACAGCAACATCAGATTTAGTAAAACAATATACCGACATCCGTAAACATTCCGAAGAAATATGTGCCCCACTGGAAATAGAGGACTATGTTGTACAGCCTATCGTTGATGTAAGTCCTCCGAAATGGCACCTCGGGCACACCACCTGGTTTTTTGAAACGTTTATTCTGGAACCTAATTTTCCGGATTACAAAATTTTCGATCCGCAATACAACTTTGTTTTTAACAGCTATTACGAAACTATTGGAGCAAGAGTGATCCGTACCGACCGGGGGAACTTAAGCCGGCCTTCCGTTTCCGATATTTATAAATACCGCAAGTATGTGGACGAGCATATGAAAATCTTTCTTGAAAGCCAATTCATGACCGAAGCTGTTGAACCTCTTTTAGAATTGGGTCTTAACCACGAACAGCAGCATCAGGAACTTTTAATTACTGATATCAAATATATTCTGGGACATAATCCGCTTTTCCCGGCTTATAAATCTGAGGGTACTTTGCCAAAATCCGATCCGGGGAATACTCAAATGATCAGGTTTCCTGAAGGTGTTTATGAAATAGGCTTTAACGGGGAAGGCTTTTGTTTTGATAATGAACTTGGAAGGCATAAAGTATATCTTCATGATTTTGAAATCGCAGGCCGGCAGGTTACCAACAGGGAGTATCTGGAATTTATGGATGCGGGAGGCTACACTGATTTTAAGCATTGGCATGCCGAAGGCTGGGACTGGGTGAAGCAAAATAACGCTCAATCTCCACTGTACTGGCATTATATTGATGGTAAGTGGATGAATTATACATTAAATGGCTTACAGGAAATAGACCTGAATGAAGCAGTCTGTCATATCAATTTTTATGAAGCATCCGCCCTTGCATCCTGGAAAGGAATGCGCCTTCCTACCGAGGCTGAATGGGAGATTGCTTCAGGAAATTTCGATTGGGGAAGCCGTTGGGAATGGACCAATTCCGCGTACCTGCCTTATCCCGGCTTTAAAAAAGAAGCCGGAGCAGTGGGAGAGTACAACGGAAAGTTTATGGTTAATCAAACGGTTTTGCGTGGAGCTTCGGAGGCTACACCTCCTGGGCACAGCAGGAATACTTACCGTAATTTCTTCCAGACCAATCTGAAATGGCAGTTGACAGGAATCAGGCTGGCCCGATAA
- a CDS encoding ABC transporter ATP-binding protein has translation MIKVESVSKNFNGKPAVDHISFHANDQEILVLLGTSGCGKTTTLKMINRLIEADSGNIFIDGKNIRDQKPEELRMGIGFVMQHSGLFPHYTIKQNIAVVPELLKWDKAKTQNRTYELLHKLHLSEDVLSRFPNELSGGQQQRVGIARALIANTPVLLMDEPFGALDNITKADIHSEFKSLEELKNKTIILVTHDVQEAFELGHRICLMDKGKIIQTGTPKEMLYRPENDFVTDFFAENRLLLEYKIATLKDTGTFLNSELGFNENTSVWNALQKLSSDHKNIPYYENLIKAFNDYRKLQIV, from the coding sequence ATGATTAAAGTAGAATCAGTTTCAAAGAATTTTAATGGAAAACCGGCGGTTGACCATATTTCCTTTCACGCCAATGATCAGGAAATTCTGGTACTCCTCGGAACCAGCGGTTGTGGCAAAACAACCACGCTTAAAATGATCAATCGCCTGATAGAAGCAGATTCCGGAAATATTTTCATTGATGGCAAAAATATCCGTGATCAGAAACCGGAGGAACTTCGGATGGGAATAGGTTTTGTGATGCAGCATTCCGGCTTGTTTCCCCATTATACCATTAAACAGAATATTGCTGTAGTTCCCGAGCTCCTGAAATGGGATAAAGCAAAAACTCAGAACCGGACTTATGAACTTTTACATAAACTTCATCTTTCCGAAGACGTACTTTCAAGGTTTCCCAATGAACTTAGTGGTGGCCAGCAGCAGAGAGTAGGAATTGCGCGAGCCTTGATTGCCAATACTCCTGTTTTGCTGATGGATGAACCTTTCGGGGCATTGGATAATATCACCAAAGCAGATATTCATTCAGAATTTAAGTCTTTGGAAGAACTTAAAAACAAGACGATCATTCTTGTTACCCATGATGTACAGGAAGCTTTTGAACTGGGACACCGGATTTGTTTGATGGACAAAGGGAAAATTATCCAGACCGGAACGCCAAAAGAAATGCTTTACCGCCCTGAAAATGATTTTGTCACAGATTTTTTTGCTGAAAACAGGCTTTTGCTTGAATATAAGATAGCAACATTAAAAGATACAGGTACTTTCCTGAACTCAGAATTGGGTTTTAATGAAAATACAAGCGTTTGGAATGCCCTGCAAAAGTTAAGTTCGGATCATAAAAATATTCCATACTACGAAAACCTGATCAAGGCATTTAATGATTACAGAAAATTACAGATCGTATGA
- a CDS encoding 1-acyl-sn-glycerol-3-phosphate acyltransferase has product MSKFDEIRPFYDHEVNEALRGIARDPMMTALMGFTFPDVDKQVWREQFKNIHSISDFQHQFIAHTIRQILAKSSEGLTTSGFEKLAPNTPYLFVSNHRDIVLDTSLLNLVLLEKEFIMTSSAIGDNLVQKTFLHVLAKLNRNFLVQRGLSIREQLKSSQTMSEYIEQLLHVEKRSVWIAQREGRTKDGNDATQQGVLKMLAMAAGDLSLTDYFKTLKIVPISISYEYDPTDSLKMPQLLARHRDEEYIKGKDEDFMTMLSGVLGQKKRIHIHAGTVLDTELDDIAHLENKNKQLQAIAQMIDDSIIQNYKLWPTKFIAYDLLHNTDTYASEYTDQEKQLFIRRLEMRIDLSDAVSQEFFLAMYANPLINKMKSGQKSPE; this is encoded by the coding sequence ATGTCGAAGTTCGATGAAATCAGGCCTTTTTATGATCATGAAGTAAATGAAGCATTGCGGGGAATCGCCCGTGATCCTATGATGACGGCACTGATGGGGTTCACCTTTCCTGATGTTGATAAGCAGGTTTGGCGTGAACAGTTTAAAAATATTCATTCGATAAGCGATTTTCAGCACCAGTTTATTGCCCACACGATTCGTCAGATCCTGGCCAAGAGCTCCGAAGGTTTAACGACTTCCGGATTTGAAAAGCTGGCCCCAAATACACCCTATCTTTTCGTTTCCAACCACAGGGATATTGTTTTGGATACCTCGCTGCTGAATCTCGTGCTGCTTGAGAAAGAGTTTATCATGACATCTTCCGCAATTGGAGACAACCTGGTTCAGAAAACATTTTTACATGTACTGGCAAAGCTGAACCGTAACTTTTTGGTTCAGAGAGGGCTTTCCATCCGTGAACAGCTGAAGAGTTCCCAGACCATGTCCGAATATATTGAACAGCTTTTACATGTCGAAAAACGTTCCGTCTGGATTGCCCAGCGGGAAGGCCGTACCAAAGACGGAAACGATGCTACGCAACAAGGTGTTTTAAAAATGCTGGCAATGGCAGCCGGTGATCTTTCTTTGACGGATTATTTTAAAACGCTCAAAATAGTTCCCATATCCATCTCTTACGAATACGATCCTACCGATTCCTTAAAAATGCCGCAGCTTCTGGCCAGGCACAGGGATGAGGAATACATAAAAGGCAAGGATGAGGATTTTATGACCATGCTGAGCGGAGTATTGGGGCAAAAGAAGAGAATCCACATCCATGCGGGAACCGTGCTGGATACAGAACTGGACGATATAGCGCACCTTGAGAATAAAAATAAGCAGCTGCAGGCGATTGCCCAGATGATTGACGATTCCATCATACAGAACTATAAACTTTGGCCTACTAAGTTTATCGCTTATGATCTTCTCCACAATACTGATACTTACGCATCAGAATATACGGACCAGGAAAAACAGTTGTTTATCAGAAGACTTGAAATGCGGATAGATCTTTCTGATGCCGTTTCACAAGAGTTTTTCTTAGCAATGTATGCCAACCCTCTGATTAATAAAATGAAGTCCGGACAAAAGTCTCCGGAATAA
- a CDS encoding T9SS type A sorting domain-containing protein, whose product MRKLLFFFFLSFVSASGQVVDANYGTSGKLFVNIPPTQNREYNIKTFYTADQKTVNIGYYDTGSFTTKTYFITKYNYDGTPDATFGTNGLLSIPAYPNNPGQITVQGSVTLDDNSIILSCSANMKAYLVKITGNGSIDTSFGDNGFKLADFLFTPTTLTYGNLMKDEANQIFVVYGSTVGNPSKTYTKLCKILPNGTIDTSFGNNGFSSILIDRDYKFQTLKQTRIKNGKIYNFATSFYYNNSGIYTQTDVWTCHFLNGTPDASFGDNGYVYVPRDITIYDYNIQEDGKILTTNYVDVSSANSYVRGSRYLRSGAIDTSFGNGGKVESGFGQWSVHIPHRIMEIDHHVYIFSSYYKSDSPVEYAATILKYNTNGVSDASFGTGGLFKVPANISSVADVFVIGDKGFILTVQKNTYGELFNMKVDYNMNFLSTESAVLAPGMKLFPNPVTDILYLSNVKNENFIIYNAAGQKVKSGSYTAGKGIHIQDLSKGSYWLKLEHSKAVQFIKK is encoded by the coding sequence ATGAGAAAACTTCTATTCTTTTTCTTTTTAAGTTTTGTTTCTGCTTCCGGCCAGGTCGTTGATGCCAATTATGGGACAAGTGGAAAACTTTTTGTCAATATTCCCCCTACTCAAAACAGGGAATATAACATAAAAACCTTCTATACTGCTGATCAGAAAACAGTCAATATTGGCTACTACGATACCGGTTCTTTTACCACCAAAACATATTTTATTACCAAATATAATTACGATGGAACACCGGACGCAACTTTTGGAACCAATGGACTTTTAAGTATTCCGGCTTATCCAAACAATCCGGGACAAATTACAGTGCAAGGTTCTGTGACGCTGGATGATAACTCCATTATCCTTTCCTGCTCTGCCAATATGAAAGCTTATCTTGTTAAGATCACTGGAAATGGAAGCATTGATACTTCTTTCGGAGATAATGGTTTTAAGCTTGCTGATTTTCTTTTTACACCGACTACATTGACCTATGGGAATTTAATGAAGGATGAGGCTAATCAAATTTTTGTTGTTTATGGTTCAACCGTTGGTAATCCTTCAAAAACATATACCAAACTTTGCAAAATTTTGCCCAACGGGACGATCGATACTAGTTTCGGGAATAATGGTTTCAGCTCAATATTGATAGACCGAGATTATAAATTTCAAACCCTGAAACAAACCAGAATTAAGAATGGTAAAATATACAACTTTGCCACGTCGTTCTATTATAATAACAGTGGAATTTATACACAGACAGATGTCTGGACCTGTCATTTTTTAAATGGAACTCCCGATGCCAGTTTCGGAGATAATGGCTATGTTTATGTCCCAAGAGATATTACTATTTATGACTATAATATCCAGGAAGACGGTAAGATCCTGACCACAAATTATGTGGATGTGAGTTCTGCCAATAGTTATGTAAGAGGTTCCAGATACCTGCGCTCGGGAGCGATAGATACATCATTTGGAAATGGTGGGAAAGTGGAATCTGGATTCGGACAATGGAGTGTGCACATTCCGCATAGAATTATGGAAATAGATCATCATGTGTATATTTTTTCTTCTTATTACAAAAGTGATTCACCTGTTGAATATGCAGCAACGATATTAAAATATAATACCAACGGAGTTAGTGATGCCTCCTTTGGGACGGGTGGCTTGTTTAAAGTCCCTGCCAATATCAGTTCTGTTGCAGATGTTTTTGTGATTGGAGACAAGGGCTTTATCCTTACGGTTCAGAAGAATACATATGGAGAGCTTTTTAATATGAAAGTGGATTATAATATGAATTTTTTAAGCACTGAGTCTGCAGTTCTGGCTCCTGGAATGAAATTATTTCCAAATCCGGTTACAGATATTCTTTACCTTTCAAATGTAAAAAATGAGAATTTTATCATTTATAATGCTGCCGGACAAAAAGTTAAGTCAGGTTCTTATACAGCAGGAAAAGGCATCCACATCCAGGATCTCAGCAAAGGAAGTTATTGGCTGAAACTTGAGCACTCAAAAGCTGTTCAGTTTATAAAAAAATAA